From the genome of Pseudanabaena sp. PCC 7367:
CTTATTTAGTAGTTAATATTTCTAATTAGCTTTTCTCGCTTGCCTATATTTCTAAGGTGAAAACAGCACCCTGGGGCTTATTTCGATCCACCTGGATCTTACCGCCGTGGGCTTCCACTACCATCTTACAAAAGGCCAAACCCAGCCCAAACTGGCTCATCTTATTATCATCTTCACCCACTTCGTACTTCTCAAAGATTTTTTCTATACTTCGCAGATCTACCCCCATACCATTATCCGCCACACATACCCTGGTCTTTAGTTCAGGAGTATCTTGCCCTTCCACTTGCACTAAAATCTGACTGTCGTTAAATGAGAACTTGATCGCATTGGCCAGCAAATTATCGATCGTGCGGCGAATTAGTTTAATATCCAGCAAACTATTAACTTTTTGTTCAGGGAACTTCGTTGTAATTGTTAAATTCTTAGACCTGGCGATCTCTTCAAAGTCAGTTAACGCCTGCATCACCATGTCCGACAGGTTCACTTCTTCCTTTTGCAATACCAGCTTATTTGCTTCCTGCTTGGCAATGAACAAAATATCATCAACGAGCGAATTGAGCCGCTCCGCCGCGCTTAGAATGCGATCGATTTTATTCTTTTGATTTTCACTCAAATCAGTTCTATTTAAAATATCAATCGCCAGAAAAATATTACTCAAGGGGTTGCGCAGATCATGCACCACCATATTAGTGACATCTTCCTTTTGCCGCATCGTTGATTCTAGGGCATCATATTGCTGCTTAATCCGCAACATCGATCGCGCCCTGGATCGTAGTTCAATACTGCTAATTGGTTTACCAATAAAGTCATCCGCCCCCGCTTCAATGCAATGGGCCAAATCCTCTTTGGAATTCAGCGCCGTGAGCATAATAATCGGAATATGTCGCCATGCTGCGTTGGCCTTAACCCGCTTGCAGGTTTCCAAGCCATTCATTTTCGGCATCATCACATCCATTAGAATCAAGTCCGGTGGTTGCTTTCCCGGATTTTCTAAATAAGAAATTGCCTCGTAGCCATTATTCACATAAACCAGCTCATATCCTTCGCGGGCAAGCATACCTTCGATCACATCAAATATGGCGGGCTCATCGTCTACAACGAGTATCAAATCCTAGTCCCCCATGGTCTTTTTCAGGTCTTAATCACACTAATTTAACATATTCAATCGGGTTATTCTCTATCTATAATTGGTTGAAACAATGGCTCCTGGTACATTTTACTATGATCTAATCGAAACTGGTTAACAAATTTGTAAAACAAAGAGTGACGATAATTGCCGATCTAATCTAAACTATCAAGAGCGGCATCCTAATTGGGCGATCACCAGCGGTTTAAACATCTTTATATATTGCATTGCCATAAACTAATACATTATAAAAGACGGATTCTACATTATAAAAGACGGATTTGAGGAGCTTTAAATTAATTATGAGAGCTCATTCTTTGGATTTACGCTATCGCATTGTGGTTGCCTATGAAAATGGAGAAGGTTCAATTCGGGAATTGGCGCAGCGGTTTAGTGTCAGCAAAAATAGTGTCCATAAGCTACTGCAGCTATATCGAGACAAAGGCACAATCAGACCCACACCCTATCGGGCTGGGGTTAAGCCCAAATTCAGCCCCCCACATCTGGTCATGTTGGCGGAGTTGGTCGCAGATCATCCAGAGGCTACTTTAGTTGATTTATGTCAACAGATGCATCAACGTACTGGGATTGAAGTCTCGGTTTCGACTATGTGCCGGATTTTGCAAAAACAAAAACTAGATCGTAAAAAACATTGTGTTTCTTAGCGCTTTTCTTAGCGATCGCTAACGCTAATTTGGTTGGCAAAGCTGATTGACTAAGCTAATTGTCGTATTAGTTTGATTTGCAAAACTATAATTGAATTGATCCTTAATCTAAATGGGGCATAGCTACATGGCTGCCCTATTTTTTTATGGCTGGGAGGCGATAGGAGATATTTAATTGCCAGCCAGAATGAATGAATGAATGATTAATTATTGCTCCACCAGGACTATGATCGCTTCACACACTGGCTCTATTTGCGCTTCTAGGCTCTCGACGAGATCAACTAAGCCATCATTTTGTTTGGCTTTGGCTTTGGTTTCTAGTTGGCTACAAATTTGTGATAGACCCTTGGCACCCAGGGCATTACTGCTACCTTTGAGGGTGTGGGCAGCATAATAGATCTGCTCATATTCTTGCTCGGCGATCGCTTGTTTTAATTTGGGCAGCAGGTTGGGTAGTTCTTGATCCTTAAATAAAGTAACCATGCGTGGTAGCAGCGTAGGGCTGACCTGTTTGATGTTTTCGATTGCTTGATGATCCAGCAGGTTCATGGCGGTGGGTTCTTCTACTACTGGGTTGGTAGGTAATGGTGATGAGCGATCGCCCCATTTCTGCAACATTTGCTGCAATTCTGCGAGCAAAACAGGCTTGCTCACATAGTCGTCCATCCCCGCCTTTAAACACATTTGGCGATCGCCTTCCATCGCGTTGGCGGTCATGGCAATAATCGCTGGGCGGGTATAATTCACCGCCAGGGTGTCCCATTTTTGCACCAGATATCTAGCGGTTTCCAGGCCATCCATTTCCGGCATATGCACATCCAAAAACAAAATATCATAGGCACTTTCGAGCAGGGCGGCGATCGCGGCCACGCCATTATCCACCACATCCGCCTCATAGCCCATTTTTACCAGCATGGCCAGGGTTAGTTCCTGATTGATTAAATTATCTTCGGCAATCAAGATTTTGAGTGGCAGCTGTGCGGCTAGATTTTGATTTAACTGAAAGGGCTTTAGTTTGGCAGCATTGTCGATCGCGGTGGGGATCGGGACATCAAGCTTAGTGGTAGCGATCGTGAAGCAGAAGGTGGAGCCCTGGCCTGATTTACTCTCGACCCAAATTTTACCGCCCATTAATTCCACTAAGCGTCGGCAAATTGCCAACCCCAAGCCAGTACCGCCATACTTGCGCGAGATGGAAGCATCGGCCTGGAAAAATGGTTGAAAGAGACCTTTTACCTCCGCTTCACTCATGCCAATGCCGGTGTCGGTAATTGCAAATAATAATTCAATTTCCTGCTCTGGTTGCTCTGGTTGGTTTGGCTGGTCTGATTTGGGTTGAGCGTCACCCTTGATATCTGGGATCGGTGACGACGACAGACTTACCGCCACATCGATCTGGCCATTTTCAGTAAACTTAATTGCATTGTTAATCAAATTCAGCAGGATTTGGCGCAGCCGATTCACATCCCCACCAATACTAATTGGCACATTAGCGGCGATCTGATGGTTGAGTTTAAGCCCCTTGGCGATCGCCTTAGGAGTCAAGAGCTTACAAACTTCATCAATGCAACCGGGTAATTGGAGGGGCAGCCGTTCTAATTCCAGATTGCCGGCCTCAATTTTAGAGAAGTCGAGAATATCATTGATCACCGTTAACAGCGTTTCACCACTGACCTGAGCGGTTTGAATCAATTTTTGTTGCTCTGCGGTGAGGTTGGTGGTGGCCAATAGCTGCGTTACCCCCAAAATGCCATTGATCGGCGTGCGGATTTCGTGGCTCATCACCGCCAAAAAATCTGACTTGGCTCTGGCGGCAGCCTCCGCTGATTCCTTGGCCTGGCGCAACTCCGCCATTAGCTGTTTCTGAGCAGCTTCCGCTTTTTTACGCTCCGTAATATCCCGAAAATACCACACCAAACCATAGAACTTTTGTTCGGGCGAAGTGACTGGGCTGGAGTAGCAATCGTAGATCTTGCCTTTGAAGCTAATTTCGGCTTGGTTGGTCTGATCGGGGTGATCGTAGGCGCTTTCGAGCAAATCAACCAGGGGCTCAGGTAAATCAGCTTTAATCAAGAGCGGGCTGAGCAGTTGATTGAGCGATCGATCGATCAGTTCGGGGGACACATCCCACATCTCGCAAAATCGCCGACTGAAGTTGACGATCTGCCCCTGTTCATCCACCGCCAGAATGCCATCGATCACCGCCTCTTTTTGCGCCTGGAGCAACGAATTAGTGCGTTTGAGGGTTTCATTTTGATGCTTGAGGTTATTTTGTAAATTCTTGATTAGCAGTTGGTTTTGAATTCGCGCATAGATTTCGGCGGGTTTAAATGGTTTGGTAATATAATCTGCGCCTTCAACGGCAAAGGCTTTGAGCTTATATTTAGAAGAATCAAGGGCGCTGATAAAAATGACCGGAATATCTTTGGTATGTTCTTTCTCTTTGAGATTTTGGCAGACTTCATAACCATTTATACCGGGCAGCATAATATCAAGCAAAATCAGATCGGGGGTTTTGGTGGCCACCTGGGCTAGAGCCTGATTACCATCGGCAGCGGTGCTTACCTCATAGCCATAGCTGGTGATCACATCCGCCAACAGTTCCAGGCTATCTGGATTATCTTCCACAATCAGGATCTGGGCTTGTAATTCGGCATTCAATGTATCCGATGCATCCAACATGACGCTCCCCCTTTAAGCATATTAAGCATATTGAACAGTAGAACTAAACCAAATTTAAACTTGAGAATTAGAATTCAGCAGTTGTTTAACCAGGCCGCTGAGCTGTTTTAAATTGAGCGGTTTACTAATGTATTCATTCGCGCCCACTTCTAGACATTTTGGGCCATCTCCGGTCATGGCTAGGGCAGTGAGCGCCACGATCGGAATGTTGGCGGTGGGTGACTCGGCTCTAAGTTGTGTGATCGCCGCAAAACCATCTAGCTGAGGCATTTGAATATCCATCAAAATCAATTGGGGTAAATTAGCCTTAGCCTGATCGATCGCCTCAATCCCATTGTTGGCTGTAATTACTTGATAGCCCTGATACATCAGTATTTCTGATAGCATACTGCGATTTGCTTCATTATCATCTGCCAATAGGATTAATGGCGCATTTTCGCCCGGTGGTGGGAGCAGATCTGAGCTAATTAGGGGGGCGGGTTCTGGTGATGGTGCGAGGGTAGGTGGTTGATCACCAGTAGCGATCGTGGGATTGGCATAGGGCAAAACCACTGAAAAACAACTCCCTTCGCCCACTGTGCTGGTTACCTGTACTTCGCCGTGATAGAGGGTAGCGATCTGCTTGACCAAAGCTAGTCCCAGGCCAGTCCCTTCATATTGCCGTGCCAGACTGCTATCAATTTGCACAAAGGACTGAAATAGTTTATCTAAATCCGCTTTGGCGATGCCAATGCCTGTATCAATCACACTAAAACAAATGGCTTCCTGGGCGGCTAGCATTTTGGCTTCTATTTTCACTTTGCCATCATTGGGCGTAAACTTAACCGCGTTGCTGAGTAAATTGAGCAGGATTTGCAACATCCGCTTTTCATCAATCTCGATCGTGGCTTGCTTTAGCTCAGGGGCGATCGCCACTTCCAGGCTAATATTTTTATTGTGTGCCTGTTGCTTCACAAAAACCATTGCCGATTCACACAGGTGACGCACACCAACTGGGGCATTTTGCAATTCTAGTTTGCCCGCTTCAATTTTGGCCAGGTTCAAAATGTCGTTGATTAAAGCTAACAGGTGTTTACCGCTGCGATCGATGGTTGCGATATATTTAGCCTGCTTTTCGGTCAGATCGCCAAATACCCGATCGAGCAGAATTTCAGACATCCCCAGGATCGAAGTAAGTGGCGTGCGCAGTTCATGGCTCATGTTGGCCAAAAATTCATCCTTTTGCTTGGTGGCTCTGGCTAGTTCTGCGTTGGTGATAATTAATTGTTCATTGATTTGCTGCAATCGCGCCGCATCGGCCTTGCGATCGGTGATATCATTGGCCACCACCAGCAATTGCTTGCCCTGACTATTGCCGGAGGTCAAAGCGGTTTTGATGGTTTGGAAATAGCGATTCTTGCCATTTACATCAATTACCTCTTCATCTTCGGTTACCAACAGAAAAGTGCTATTCATGATTTTCCGTTCGGCGGCGAGTTTGGCAGCGGCCACGGTGCGATCGCCCTCTAGATCAAAATCAGTCTTGCCCACCAGCGCCGATGGGGCGGTGTTATATAACTGCGCTACTGCTTGATTGGCCAGAACATATTGCCCCTCATAATTTTTGACATAGATTAAGCTGGGGTTGGCATCGATCAGGCGACGCAGAAATTTTTCTTGTTTACTAATCAAGAACTCAGCTTGCTTGCGATCGGTGATGTCTTTCTGGGTGCCCGACATACGGCAGGGGTTGCCATGCTCGTCAAAGGCA
Proteins encoded in this window:
- a CDS encoding hybrid sensor histidine kinase/response regulator yields the protein MILVVDDEPAIFDVIEGMLAREGYELVYVNNGYEAISYLENPGKQPPDLILMDVMMPKMNGLETCKRVKANAAWRHIPIIMLTALNSKEDLAHCIEAGADDFIGKPISSIELRSRARSMLRIKQQYDALESTMRQKEDVTNMVVHDLRNPLSNIFLAIDILNRTDLSENQKNKIDRILSAAERLNSLVDDILFIAKQEANKLVLQKEEVNLSDMVMQALTDFEEIARSKNLTITTKFPEQKVNSLLDIKLIRRTIDNLLANAIKFSFNDSQILVQVEGQDTPELKTRVCVADNGMGVDLRSIEKIFEKYEVGEDDNKMSQFGLGLAFCKMVVEAHGGKIQVDRNKPQGAVFTLEI
- a CDS encoding helix-turn-helix domain-containing protein → MRAHSLDLRYRIVVAYENGEGSIRELAQRFSVSKNSVHKLLQLYRDKGTIRPTPYRAGVKPKFSPPHLVMLAELVADHPEATLVDLCQQMHQRTGIEVSVSTMCRILQKQKLDRKKHCVS
- a CDS encoding response regulator — encoded protein: MLDASDTLNAELQAQILIVEDNPDSLELLADVITSYGYEVSTAADGNQALAQVATKTPDLILLDIMLPGINGYEVCQNLKEKEHTKDIPVIFISALDSSKYKLKAFAVEGADYITKPFKPAEIYARIQNQLLIKNLQNNLKHQNETLKRTNSLLQAQKEAVIDGILAVDEQGQIVNFSRRFCEMWDVSPELIDRSLNQLLSPLLIKADLPEPLVDLLESAYDHPDQTNQAEISFKGKIYDCYSSPVTSPEQKFYGLVWYFRDITERKKAEAAQKQLMAELRQAKESAEAAARAKSDFLAVMSHEIRTPINGILGVTQLLATTNLTAEQQKLIQTAQVSGETLLTVINDILDFSKIEAGNLELERLPLQLPGCIDEVCKLLTPKAIAKGLKLNHQIAANVPISIGGDVNRLRQILLNLINNAIKFTENGQIDVAVSLSSSPIPDIKGDAQPKSDQPNQPEQPEQEIELLFAITDTGIGMSEAEVKGLFQPFFQADASISRKYGGTGLGLAICRRLVELMGGKIWVESKSGQGSTFCFTIATTKLDVPIPTAIDNAAKLKPFQLNQNLAAQLPLKILIAEDNLINQELTLAMLVKMGYEADVVDNGVAAIAALLESAYDILFLDVHMPEMDGLETARYLVQKWDTLAVNYTRPAIIAMTANAMEGDRQMCLKAGMDDYVSKPVLLAELQQMLQKWGDRSSPLPTNPVVEEPTAMNLLDHQAIENIKQVSPTLLPRMVTLFKDQELPNLLPKLKQAIAEQEYEQIYYAAHTLKGSSNALGAKGLSQICSQLETKAKAKQNDGLVDLVESLEAQIEPVCEAIIVLVEQ